The Oryza glaberrima chromosome 9, OglaRS2, whole genome shotgun sequence genome includes a window with the following:
- the LOC127784339 gene encoding uncharacterized protein LOC127784339, which yields MIAHASSTAKHDAAAGALLRELVRNVVAEELGLSGGGAGGAGGRGNVGDACPAACQNCLILCAIKCVLKPTPVACYADCISKDACFNAGEVAES from the coding sequence ATGATAGCCCACGCGTCATCGACTGCTAAGCATGACGCAGCCGCCGGCGCGCTGCTGCGTGAGCTTGTGCGGAACGTCGTCGCCGAGGAGCTAggcctctccggcggcggcgccggcggcgccggcggccgtggcAACGTCGGCGACGCCTGCCCGGCGGCGTGCCAGAACTGCCTGATCCTCTGCGCGATCAAGTGCGTCCTGAAGCCCACCCCGGTCGCCTGCTACGCCGACTGCATTAGCAAGGACGCCTGCTTCAATGCTGGTGAGGTGGCTGAGTCATGA
- the LOC127784336 gene encoding E3 ubiquitin-protein ligase RSL1-like, protein MENKRVDVDAMNIDDALAEELQLQEAILFSAFQEMIIQDTDDDDSIGNLILIGQDQGQESKKPFSVADHGESSSPSPLTMTTTTGGGGAGEFYCSICMETVPGALKFSVSPCLHAFCVCCIGQYVAAKIGENTADVRCPDPGCGGGVEPESCRGVVPSEVLDRWGLLLCEAAIVARRLHCPFRDCSEPLLADADGEGGGVAEAECPSCHRLFCARCMVPWHDGVGCEEFQELGEDERGREDVMVRRLAGRERWQRCPQCRMYVEKSEGCMFMKCRCGYCFCYACASPMSKELHYCKRCKR, encoded by the exons ATGGAGAATAAACGCGTTGACGTTGACGCCATGAACATTGACGACGCGTTGGCGGAGGAATTGCAATTGCAGGAAGCCATCCTCTTCTCTGCCTTCCAAGAAATGATCATCCAggacaccgacgacgacgactccatCGGCAATCTGATTCTGATCGGCCAAGATCAGGGGCAAGAATCCAAGAAACCCTTTTCCGTTGCCGATCATGGCGAGtcctcttcgccgtcgccgttgacgatgacgacgactaccggcggcggcggcgccggcgagttCTACTGTTCCATCTGCATGGAGACGGTGCCCGGCGCTCTCAAGTTCAGCGTCAGCCCATGCCTCCACGCCTTCTGCGTGTGCTGCATCGGCCAGTACGTCGCGGCCAAGATCGGCGAGAACACCGCCGACGTCAGGTGCCCTGAccccggctgcggcggcggcgtcgagccggAGAGCTGCCGCGGCGTCGTCCCCTCGGAGGTGCTCGACAGGTGGGGCCTCCTGCTGTGCGAGGCGGCGATCGTCGCGAGGAGGCTGCACTGCCCGTTCCGGGACTGCTCGGAGCcgctcctcgccgacgccgacggcgagggcggcggcgtggcggaggcCGAGTGCCCGAGCTGCCACCGGCTGTTCTGCGCGCGGTGTATGGTGCCGTGGCACGACGGCGTCGGGTGCGAGGAGTTCCAGGAGCTCGGGGAGGACGAGCGCGGCCGGGAGGACGTGATGgtgcggcggctcgccggcagGGAGCGGTGGCAGCGGTGCCCCCAGTGCAGGATGTACGTGGAGAAATCCGAGGGATGCATGTTCATGAAGTGCAG ATGTGGATATTGCTTCTGCTACGCTTGCGCATCCCCAATGTCAAAGGAGCTCCATTATTGCAAGAGATGCAAGCGCTGA
- the LOC127784977 gene encoding uncharacterized protein LOC127784977 translates to MGSPMSRPATADGSARGGGLALAIADELPQEAVAKPALMSQVMAGNSSMVAKMDEVSRVADDLMFAEDLQLEEVIRFSAHSAGPNCAVCGQATPSVDASWKPDNCDHVMCITCFVQLASDSHADELPKCPLASCQSSPDIISVSNEETGGGKGKELATYVVLEEHGECSRGAAATASSSASSEFYCTICMETVDAIERFAIPGCTHAFCASCVRQYIAAKVEENVLSIGCPDPGCKDSGGGALHPEACRDVIPPQLFQRWGDALCDSALSSLKFYCPFSDCSALLVDDPGDGEEAITDAECPHCSRMFCAQCKVPWHGGATCAEFQKLGKDERGRDDLLLRKVAKDSKWQRCPKCKMYVERVEGCVFIICRCGHCFCYLCASPMSRDNHHCKKCKRTW, encoded by the exons ATGGGATCGCCCATGTCGCGGCCGGCGACTGCGGATGGGAgcgcgcgcggaggagggcTAGCCTTGGCTATCGCGGACGAGCTCCCTCAAG AGGCCGTTGCCAAGCCTGCCTTGATGAGTCAGGTCATGGCCGGGAACAGCTCTATGGTGGCAAAGATGGATGAGGTTTCCAGGGTAGCTGATGATCTGATGTTCGCTGAAGATCTGCAGCTGGAAGAGGTCATCCGGTTCTCAGCTCACTCAGCTGGACCGAACTGCGCGGTGTGCGGGCAGGCGACCCCGTCGGTGGATGCCTCATGGAAGCCTGACAACTGCGACCATGTCATGTGCATCACCTGCTTTGTCCAACTCGCCTCTGATTCTCACGCCGACGAGCTGCCCAAGTGCCCACTGGCATCTTGCCAATCCTCGCCGGACATCATCAGTGTCTCGAATGAAGAGACGGGCGGCGGCAAAGGGAAGGAGCTGGCGACATATGTCGTGCTTGAGGAGCACGGCGAATGCTCCCGTGGCGCGGCAGCCACGGCTAGCAGCAGTGCCAGCAGTGAGTTCTACTGCACCATCTGCATGGAGACGGTGGACGCCATAGAGCGGTTCGCCATCCCCGGGTGCACGCACGCCTTCTGCGCCAGCTGCGTGCGCCAGTACATCGCCGCCAAGGTGGAGGAGAACGTGCTGTCCATCGGCTGCCCCGACCCGGGGTGtaaggacagcggcggcggcgcgctgcacCCGGAGGCGTGCCGTGACGTGATCCCGCCGCAGCTGTTTCAGAGGTGGGGCGACGCGCTCTGCGACTCGGCGCTGTCGTCGCTCAAGTTCTACTGCCCCTTCAGCGACTGCTCGGCGCTGCTGGTGGACGACccaggcgacggcgaggaggcgatcACGGACGCCGAGTGCCCGCACTGCAGCCGGATGTTCTGCGCCCAGTGCAAGGTGCCGTGGCACGGCGGCGCCACCTGCGCCGAGTTCCAGAAGCTCGGCAAGGACGAGCGCGGCCGGGACGACCTGCTGCTGAGGAAGGTGGCGAAGGACAGCAAGTGGCAGAGGTGCCCCAAGTGCAAGATGTACGTGGAGAGAGTCGAAGGCTGCGTGTTCATCATCTGCAG GTGTGGCCACTGCTTCTGCTACCTCTGTGCATCGCCAATGTCGAGGGACAACCACCATTGCAAGAAGTGCAAGCGAACGTGGTGA
- the LOC127784333 gene encoding E3 ubiquitin-protein ligase RSL1-like encodes MENSAADAAAAAGGADVIYISSDDEDEEIRILSADPYSPEEIQIQEVILLSLDYSRAAAADADTAQSSASSSRPSAAASTFGEPSSLPDRKGKSKLLSEDGPSESTTTRRWRKRGFTCIICMDKVQASEEFLVSVCSHAFCKSCIGGYVAAKVSDNVAAIGCPDPGCEEGSVEIGQCRDIVPPELFGRWSVSLWESSMGETTKCYCPFKDCSAMLINDNGDGGDAEEIAETECPHCHRMFCASCRVPWHDGIDCKEFRKLGNDEKGKEDLMLKKLAGKKKWQRCPQCRMYVEKSAGCTFMRCRCGFFFCYNCAAPMTKLVHYCKKCNR; translated from the exons ATGGAgaactccgccgccgacgccgccgccgctgcgggtGGTGCCGACGTGATCTACATCTCCTCCGACGATGAGGACGAAGAAATCCGCATCCTCTCCGCCGATCCTTACAGTCCCGAGGAGATCCAAATACAGGAGGTCATCCTCCTCTCGCTCGACtactcccgcgccgccgccgccgacgccgacaccgcccagtcctccgcctcctcctctcgcccctccgccgccgcctccaccttcgGTGaaccctcctccctccccgacCGTAAGGGCAAGAGCAAGCTATTATCGGAAG ATGGCCCGAGCgaatcgacgacgacgaggcggtggcggaagcGCGGCTTCACGTGCATCATCTGCATGGACAAGGTCCAGGCCTCGGAGGAGTTCCTCGTCAGCGTCTGCTCCCACGCCTTCTGCAAGAGCTGCATCGGGGGCTACGTCGCCGCCAAGGTCTCCGACAACGTGGCCGCGATCGGGTGCCCCGACCCCGGGTGCGAGGAGGGGTCCGTCGAGATCGGCCAGTGCAGGGACATCGTCCCGCCGGAGCTGTTCGGCCGGTGGAGCGTCTCGCTGTGGGAGTCCTCGATGGGGGAGACGACGAAGTGCTACTGCCCGTTCAAGGATTGCTCGGCGATGCTGATCAAcgacaacggcgacggcggcgacgcggaggagaTCGCGGAGACGGAGTGCCCCCACTGCCACCGGATGTTCTGCGCGAGCTGCCGCGTGCCTTGGCATGATGGGATCGACTGCAAGGAGTTCAGGAAGCTGGGCAACGACGAGAAGGGTAAGGAGGATCTGATGTTGAAGAAGCTGGCTGGGAAGAAGAAATGGCAGAGGTGTCCTCAGTGTAGGATGTACGTGGAGAAATCAGCGGGATGCACGTTCATGAGGTGCag GTGTGGATTTTTCTTCTGCTACAACTGCGCAGCTCCCATGACCAAATTAGTGCATTACTGCAAGAAATGCAACCGTTGA
- the LOC127784335 gene encoding uncharacterized protein LOC127784335 has product METSAAAGGAHLIYVSSDDEEDETRVLLAESYSAEEIQIQQAILLSLDPSSDADAAHSSASSSRPSGAASTSDEPSSLPDRKGKRKLSSEEDGPIESTRKKRRKRGRFKCSVCMEKVQVSEQFTVSFCAHAFCNSCIGRYVAAKISENVAVIGCPDPGCEEGFVEMDTCRDIIPPELFDRWSVSLCELALGEKKYYCPFKDCSALLINDNDGAEKKIRETECPHCHRMFCARCRVPWHDGIKCKEFRKLGDDEKGEEDLMFKKLAGKKKWQRCPNCKMFVSRIDGCLQIKCRCKQYFCYYCAAPMKKDSHYCKSCHR; this is encoded by the exons atggagacctccgccgccgcgggtggCGCACACTTGATCTACGTATcctccgacgacgaggaggacgaaaCACGCGTCCTCCTTGCCGAATCCTACAGCGCTGAGGAGATCCAGATCCAGCAGGCCATCCTCCTCTCGCTCGACCCCTCCAGCGACGCGGACGCCGCCCattcctccgcctcctcctcccgcccctccggcgccgcctccacctccgacgAACCCTCCTCCCTTCCCGACCGCAAGGGCAAGCGCAAGCTATCATCGGAAG AAGATGGCCCTATCGAATccacgaggaagaagcggcggaagcgCGGCCGATTCAAGTGCAGCGTCTGCATGGAGAAGGTACAGGTCTCGGAGCAGTTCACCGTGAGCTTCTGTGCCCACGCGTTCTGCAACAGCTGCATTGGCCGCTACGTCGCCGCCAAGATCTCCGAGAACGTAGCCGTGATCGGGTGCCCTGACCCCGGGTGCGAGGAGGGTTTCGTCGAGATGGACACTTGCAGGGATATCATCCCGCCGGAGTTGTTTGATCGGTGGAGCGTCTCGCTGTGCGAGTTGGCACTGGGTGAGAAGAAGTACTACTGTCCGTTCAAGGATTGCTCGGCGTTGCTGATCAATGACAACGACGGCGCGGAGAAGAAGATCAGGGAGACGGAGTGCCCCCACTGCCACCGGATGTTTTGTGCAAGGTGTCGTGTGCCTTGGCATGATGGGATCAAATGTAAGGAGTTCAGGAAGCTAGGCGATGatgagaagggggaggaggatctGATGTTCAAGAAGCTGGCTGGGAAGAAGAAATGGCAGAGGTGCCCAAATTGTAAGATGTTTGTCTCGAGGATTGATGGTTGTTTACAGATAAAATGCAG GTGTAAACAGTATTTCTGTTACTACTGTGCTGCCCCAATGAAGAAAGATAGTCACTACTGTAAGAGTTGCCATCGTTAG